A window of Polyodon spathula isolate WHYD16114869_AA chromosome 30, ASM1765450v1, whole genome shotgun sequence contains these coding sequences:
- the pak1 gene encoding serine/threonine-protein kinase PAK 1: MSDNGEVEDKPPAPPMRNTSTMIGASCKDSGTLNHGSKPLPPNPEEKKKKDRSIRSIFPGASDKTNKKKERPEISLPSDFEHTIHVGFDAVTGEFTGMPEQWARLLQTSNITKLEQKKNPQAVLDVLKFYDSKETSNSQKYMSFTDKTTDSYNSSNVLNSKAVSEPPAVPPVSEDDDEDETTPPPVIAPRPEHTKSIYTRSIIEPFPAPPTKDAATSPISPPAENSSTPSNTLTRNAEKLRKKTKMSDEEILEKLRSIVSVGDPKKKYTRFEKIGQGASGTVYTAIDIATGQEVAIKQMNLQQQPKKELIINEILVMRENKNPNIVNYLDSYLVGDELWVVMEYLAGGSLTDVVTETCMDEAQIAAVCRECLQALEFLHSSQVIHRDIKSDNILLGMDGSVKLTDFGFCAQITPEQSKRSTMVGTPYWMAPEVVTRKAYGPKVDIWSLGIMAIEMIEGEPPYLNENPLRALYLIATNGTPELQNPEKLSSIFRDFLNRCLEMDVEKRGSAKELLQHQFLKVAKPLSSLTPLILAAKEAAKSNR; the protein is encoded by the exons ATGTCTGATAATGGTGAAGTTGAAGACAAGCCTCCAGCACCTCCCATGAGAAACACCAGCACAATGATCGGGGCCAGCTGTAAGGATTCAGGGACCCTGAATCACGGCTCCAAGCCCCTGCCCCCCAACCCCgaagagaagaagaaaaaggaCCGCTCTATCAGATCCATCTTCCCTGGGGCCAGCGACAAGA caaacaaaaagaaGGAACGACCAGAAATATCCTTGCCTTCTGATTTTGAACATACAATACATGTGGGGTTCGATGCAGTCACTGGGGAATTTACA GGTATGCCAGAGCAATGGGCTCGGTTGCTACAGACCTCCAATATCACCAAACTAGAACAGAAGAAGAACCCCCAGGCAGTGCTGGACGTCCTGAAATTCTACGACTCCAAAGAGACGTCCAATAGTCAAAAGTACATGAGCTTCACAG ATAAAACCACAGACAGTTATAATTCTTCAAATGTGCTG AACTCAAAGGCAGTCTCGGAGCCTCCCGCGGTGCCTCCAGTCTCAGAGGACGATGATGAGGATGAGACCACCCCTCCTCCAGTGATCGCCCCGCGGCCAGAGCACACCAAATCG ATATATACCCGGTCTATTATAGAACCCTTCCCAGCACCTCCCACTAAAGATGCAGCAACCTCTCCCATCTCACCACCTGCGGAGAACAGCAGCACTCCCTCAAACACGCTCACCAGGAACGCAGAGAAGCTGAGGAAGAAGACCAAGATGTCAGATGAGGAAATTCTGGAAAAATTAC GAAGCATTGTTAGCGTCGGAGATCCCAAAAAGAAGTATACAAGATTTGAGAAAATTGGTCAAGG GGCATCAGGAACTGTGTATACAGCAATAGACATTGCCACCGGACAAGAG gTTGCTATCAAGCAAATGAATTTACAGCAGCAACCCAAGAAAGAATTGATCATTAATGAAATTCTTGTAATGAGGGAAAACAAGAACCCCAATATTGTCAACTATTTAGACAG TTACCTGGTAGGGGATGAGCTGTGGGTGGTGATGGAGTACCTAGCAGGAGGCTCCCTGACGGACGTTGTGACAGAAACCTGTATGGATGAAGCACAGATAGCAGCCGTGTGCCGTGAA TGCCTACAAGCACTGGAGTTCCTTCATTCAAGCCAGGTGATTCACAGGGACATTAAAAGTGACAACATCCTGCTTGGAATGGATGGTTCTGTGAAGCTAA CTGATTTTGGGTTCTGCGCTCAGATCACTCCAGAGCAGAGTAAGAGGAGTACAATGGTGGGCACACCATACTGGATGGCCCCAGAGGTGGTGACGAGAAAAGCATATGGACCCAAAGTTGATATCTGGTCTTTGGGCATCATGGCCATCGAAATGATCGAAGGAGAGCCCCCATATCTCAATGAAAACCCACTGAGG GCACTGTATCTTATTGCAACAAATGGTACACCTGAGCTGCAGAATCCCGAAAAGCTCTCGTCGATATTCCGAGATTTCCTAAATCGCTGCCTTGAAATGGATGTGGAGAAAAGAGGTTCAGCCAAGGAGCTGCTGCAG CACCAGTTCCTGAAAGTTGCCAAGCCGCTGTCCAGTCTCACTCCTCTCATTTTGGCTGCAAAGGAGGCAGCGAAGAGCAACCGCTAG